In Pantoea cypripedii, the following proteins share a genomic window:
- the yciA gene encoding acyl-CoA thioester hydrolase YciA, which yields MDEKHKLPQGEMVLRTLAMPADTNANGDIFGGWLMSQMDMGGAILAKEIAEGRVATVRVDGMSFLKPVAVGDVVSCYCRCIRTGNSSMTINVEVWIKKVSSEPIGQTYCATEAVFIYVAIDNTGKSRPLPPGKANLSD from the coding sequence ATGGACGAAAAACACAAATTGCCGCAAGGCGAAATGGTGCTGCGCACGCTGGCAATGCCAGCCGATACCAACGCCAATGGTGATATCTTTGGTGGCTGGCTGATGTCGCAGATGGATATGGGCGGTGCGATTCTGGCAAAAGAGATTGCCGAAGGTCGCGTAGCAACCGTGCGCGTGGACGGTATGAGTTTCCTCAAACCGGTTGCGGTGGGTGATGTGGTGAGCTGCTATTGCCGCTGTATCCGTACCGGCAACAGCTCCATGACCATCAATGTCGAAGTGTGGATCAAAAAAGTTTCTTCAGAGCCGATTGGCCAGACCTACTGTGCCACCGAGGCGGTATTTATTTATGTCGCCATCGACAACACCGGTAAGTCACGTCCGTTGCCGCCGGGTAAAGCCAACCTCAGCGATTAA